The window AATTATTGTTTGACTACCAGAATCAATACGTGCTTGCGTTCGTGCAGCTGCTTCTTCAATCCTTATCTTAGGAATACCAGTTTCTATAGCTTTTGCCATACCCCCTAATTCTTGAATCTCTTGTATTAAAGTCCAAGCTTTATTTGTTAATTCCTGAGTCAAATATTCTACATAATAAGAACCTGCCCATGGATCTATTTCTTTAGTTATGTACGTTTCTTCTTGAATGTAAATTTGTGTATTACGTGCAATACGTGCTGAAAAATCACTAGGAAGAGCAATGGCTTCATCTAAAGCATTGGTATGCAAGGACTGTGTATGTCCCAATACCGCTGCCATTGCTTCTATACAAGTTCTTCCTACGTTATTGAAAGGATCCTGTTCAGTTAATGACCAACCGGAAGTTTGACTATGTGTTCGTAAGGCAAGAGATTTTGGGTTTTTAGCACCAAAACTCTTTACAATCTTTGCCCACAGCAAACGACCAGCACGCATTTTAGCAATTTCCATGAAATGATTCATTCCTATTGCCCAAAAGAATGACAAACGTGGAGCAAAAGCATCTACATCAATGCCAGCTTCAATTCCAGTTTTTAGATATTCCATGCCATCGGCAAGAGTATAAGCCAATTCAATATCAGCAGTAGCTCCTGCCTCTTGCATATGGTAACCAGAAATTGAAATAGAATTAAATTTCGGCATCTTTTGAGAAGTATATTCAAATATGTCGGCAATAATGCGCATGGAAAACTTGGGTGGATAAATGTAAGTATTTCGCACCATAAATTCCTTTAGTATATCATTCTGAATAGTTCCCGTTAATTCCTCCAATTTGGCTCCTTGTTCCAAACCTGCATTGATATAGAACGCCAATATCGGAAGAACAGCCCCATTCATAGTCATAGAGACAGACATATCTTTTAATGGGATCCCATCAAATAACATTTTCATATCTTCAAGTGAACAAATAGAGACACCAGCCTTTCCTACATCACCTATCACACGTGGATGGTCAGCATCATATCCTCGATGAGTTGCCAAGTCAAAAGCAACCGATAGTCCTTTTTGTCCAGAAGCAAGATTTCTTCTATAAAATGCGTTGGATTCTTCAGCAGTGGAAAATCCGGCATATTGGCGAATAGTCCAAGGACGCGTGGTATACATAGCAGAGTAGGGTCCCCTCAAAAAAGGTGGAATGCCAGAAGAGTACTCCAGATGTTCCATTTTCTCTAAATCGTCTTTAGTATAGATTGATTTTACTGGAATTTGCTCTGGTGTATTCCAATCGGTTTTAACTTTGTTTTTTATAACCAATTTATTAGTATCTCTTGCTATGAATTCAGTTGAATTGATGTCTATGTTTTTGAAATCGGGCTTCATATTTCTGAAATCAAATATTCAATAGTTTATTAAGTTGTTGCAGTGTTTCCAAAACATTACTTTTTTTATTGATAAAATTTGTAATACCTTGTGATTTCAATTTTTCTATAGAAGTGGGAATACCTGCAATAATTAGGATTTCTTTACCAGAGATTAATCTATGGGCTTCTGGAGCAAAAATATCATATTCATCATCGCTTGAACAAAGGACAATAATATCAGCATTTATTTTTTTAGCATTCTCTATACCTTGTGTTATAGTTTCAAATCCAAGATTGTCAATCACTTTGTAACCGGCACATGCTAAAAAATTGGAAGAAAATTGTGAACGAGCCAATCGCATAACCAAATTTCCAATGGTTAGCATAAATGCTTTTATTTCTCTTCCAGACCTTTCGGTAGATAAACGTAGTGCTTCGAATTCCTCACCTAAACGTTTCATATTTAGAACCTTAATTTCTTCATGTTTATGGGAATGAAAATTACAAATACTGACTCCATTTATGGTCTGAGTTTTATTGAAAGCTGTTTCCGAAAAATTAGGGAATTGATTTGTTCCCAACAATATTTCGCGGCGTTGTGCTACATCTTTAAGCCGTTTGTAAGCACTTATATTTACAGATTCTTGGATTTTACCTTTTTTTACTAACTCATAAAATCCTTTTTCTTCTGTTATAAGGAATAAATTCCATGATTCTTGAGCAATAGAATTTGTGAGCGATTCTATATAATAAGAACCTCCGGATGGGTCAATCACTTGATTGAAGTGACATTCTTCTTTTAACAACAATTGTTGATTACGTGCAATACGTTCTGAAAAATCATTAGGGACTTTGAAGCACTTATCGAATGGGACAACTAGTAGTGAATCCACTCCTGCAATACTAGCTGCCATTGCTTCAGTCTGTGTACGAAGTAAATTAACATAAGCATCATAAAGAGTTTGGTTAAATAATGAAGTTTGTGCAAAAATATTCATTTGTGCTCCACAAAAACATTGGCATTCTGTTTTGTAGGCTTTTACAATTTCAGCCCATAACCAACGAGCAGCACGGAATTTGGCAATTTCCATGAAATAATTTGTACTAATACCGAAATTGAATTTAGTTTTTTTAGCCACAATCATCGAATCAATCCCTGTTTCTACCAATTTATTTAATAATTCATTTCCCCAAGCTAAAGCATAACTTAATTCTTGGGTAATAAAGGAACCTGCATTGCTCAAAAGATGAGCATTAACAGCAATTACTTTGAAAAATGGCATTTCAGACGCAGCATTTATTGCTATACCCATTTGTTCAACCCATTCTTCTTTGATTATTCCTTTCGTCAATATATTTCCAATGAAATCAATATTAACAGAACCATGTATTTGGGCTAAATCAAAATTATTTTTTTTAAAATATTCAACTAAAATATTAATTAGTTTTACAGATTCCGTATTACAGGTAGTAAAGTTAAGTTCGATGCATTGCGGAAGAATATTGGATAAAAGAGTAGC of the Candidatus Azobacteroides pseudotrichonymphae genomovar. CFP2 genome contains:
- the scpA gene encoding methylmalonyl-CoA mutase encodes the protein MKPDFKNIDINSTEFIARDTNKLVIKNKVKTDWNTPEQIPVKSIYTKDDLEKMEHLEYSSGIPPFLRGPYSAMYTTRPWTIRQYAGFSTAEESNAFYRRNLASGQKGLSVAFDLATHRGYDADHPRVIGDVGKAGVSICSLEDMKMLFDGIPLKDMSVSMTMNGAVLPILAFYINAGLEQGAKLEELTGTIQNDILKEFMVRNTYIYPPKFSMRIIADIFEYTSQKMPKFNSISISGYHMQEAGATADIELAYTLADGMEYLKTGIEAGIDVDAFAPRLSFFWAIGMNHFMEIAKMRAGRLLWAKIVKSFGAKNPKSLALRTHSQTSGWSLTEQDPFNNVGRTCIEAMAAVLGHTQSLHTNALDEAIALPSDFSARIARNTQIYIQEETYITKEIDPWAGSYYVEYLTQELTNKAWTLIQEIQELGGMAKAIETGIPKIRIEEAAARTQARIDSGSQTIIGVNKYRLGKEDPIDILEIDNTVVRLQQIKRLNELKTKRNNNVVQEALKAITLCAETGKGNLLDLSVQAASVCATLGEISYACEKVCGRYKAIIRTISGVYSSETKENSTFLKAQELVSKFAKKEGRQPRIMIAKMGQDGHDRGAKVVATGYADCGFDVDMGPLFQTPEEAARQAVENDVHVLGISSLAAGHKTLIPQVIEELKKLGREDIFVVAGGVIPVQDYDFLYKAGVIAIFGPGTPITLAATTILELLLNDND
- a CDS encoding methylmalonyl-CoA mutase family protein, giving the protein MSNPSKKLFSEFAHTSTEEWKKKIVSDLKGADFEKKLIWKTNEGFNVMPFYRAEDIADLKTIKSLPGEFPYVRGTRKDDNEWLIRQDIVVIDFFEANKKALDILNKGITSLGFDIPGEKINKKNIATLLSNILPQCIELNFTTCNTESVKLINILVEYFKKNNFDLAQIHGSVNIDFIGNILTKGIIKEEWVEQMGIAINAASEMPFFKVIAVNAHLLSNAGSFITQELSYALAWGNELLNKLVETGIDSMIVAKKTKFNFGISTNYFMEIAKFRAARWLWAEIVKAYKTECQCFCGAQMNIFAQTSLFNQTLYDAYVNLLRTQTEAMAASIAGVDSLLVVPFDKCFKVPNDFSERIARNQQLLLKEECHFNQVIDPSGGSYYIESLTNSIAQESWNLFLITEEKGFYELVKKGKIQESVNISAYKRLKDVAQRREILLGTNQFPNFSETAFNKTQTINGVSICNFHSHKHEEIKVLNMKRLGEEFEALRLSTERSGREIKAFMLTIGNLVMRLARSQFSSNFLACAGYKVIDNLGFETITQGIENAKKINADIIVLCSSDDEYDIFAPEAHRLISGKEILIIAGIPTSIEKLKSQGITNFINKKSNVLETLQQLNKLLNI